A stretch of Oncorhynchus mykiss isolate Arlee chromosome 12, USDA_OmykA_1.1, whole genome shotgun sequence DNA encodes these proteins:
- the LOC110537426 gene encoding nuclear pore complex protein Nup98-Nup96 isoform X5, giving the protein MFNKSFGAPFGGGTGGFGTSSTFGQQNTGFGATTGGFGASAFGATNNTGGLFGATQNKPVVTANPQQIHTGAGRGGGLFGSSTFSQPVTSSTGSGFGFGTASGTSTSLFGSTNTGGGGGLFSQQSNAFGAAKPASFGTFGTSTANTGGLFGATNSNPFGGASASLFGASGFTQQAAQPGTTVKFNPATGSDTMVKGGVTTSINTKHQCITAMKEYENKSLEELRLEDYQAGRKGPTNPMAAPTGGLFGTAAAATPSTGAAGLFGSSATNTGFSFGQAKTNFGTSTGGFGTATGSLFGQQQQPQQAQQAASLFKPFGQATTTPNTGFSFGNTSTMGQPQQTSTMGGLFGSTAASQAGGLFGNTAQTTPATGFGTGTGLFGQTNTAFGNVGTQQSLFGNKTAGFGATTTSASSFGTGTGLFGNKSALNLGTGTNPSNFGFGPTAAGGSLFGNKTAAGGLGTGLGAGFGAGAFGPQGFSTGTSTLGFGAQQQPVALTDPNAAAAQQAVLQQQINALAYSPFGDSPLFRNPLSDPKKKEERLKPTNPAAQKALTTPTHYKLTPRPATRVRPKALTSSGSSKSQLFDGLDDDEPSLTNGAFMPRKSIKKLVLKNLNGSSLYSSPINRDTDDLASPPEYPLNGLSASVDEDDYVREVVEGGAEDDLEINKFYTKPSLQDTISELNAHRVGARGRNGLEVSSEDISLGEDSIQEEREEEVQEVPPHPAGIVLCRVGYYTIPAMDELAKMVDENGVCVVENFTVGRKGYGSVFFHGEVNATGLNLDEIVHFRRKEVIVYPDDKNKPAEGEGLNRRAEVTLDGVWPNDKTTCTQIKNPERLSEMNYEGRLENASRKQGARFLEYRPETGSWVFEVAHFSKYGLQDSDEDEEVPLKVDPKKLKTATTLPPGLQQLPPSQQQVAPQAQSTAVLELLSRMSEVDSDMADITQDAPGESMLEEVGESGMGEDKGSRLGTVTPTEHNPVSASSQIASSMGINPHTLQIMKASLFAEDDDGDMFLEQGGMKSSLDRASPRILLPGTQGRPSIGGLLQTRFSGAGLFPQLPDVPFGGGLPGRLSMSRPSAVVPEPSRLSPWPSLGPSFLLPAPAAEATVRTVGARRLGGPVAPENSVTLGKGRLLMDAALFTGRSFRVGWGPGWTLVHCGDRLSGAGDKEQDQGDAGAGGFGFLPKHAKSKLLSDSPFKVVIEQVVGLEPRDSEASQAVYQRPLEIGLKHSTISTEGACPFIQPQSGVAALHEYVEWITDLNQEAGAGDGVLAHWTLVWTLCEALWGRLGTTEPEPGTSGYLQQLERRRSFSAWLSHSATQRIEQEVGLSHGGGHVEAIFSYLTGHRISDACRLAQKSGDHRLSLLLSQAVGSQYGRELLALQLGDWNRMQTDSFLQEERLRIFALLAGKPVWQSTDCVVNVCSELDWKRCVAVHLWYMLPPTASIADALAKYEAAFQGSAEGQKYACAPLPPYLDQSVPLDMEEEESKRPLYDICFHLLKLYSDRHYSLQELLDPLTVTWERLDYRLSWHLWSVLQALHYTHLSPARQGLIHTSYAAQLESAGLWDMAIYVLLHISEDMLRERAVREMLQLHCPLLETEESAQKERFLTERLLIPEQWLHLAKATRARRETDRHREALHLYRAGHWNLCHRLVIQHLASDCIINDNHEYLLEFLEGLAVPERCAVIQDWDTAGRVYLDYIRVIQTLHAIQQMDSAGYKLERLHTEVTSLCSRIELLPCSTAKDRLAQSEMAKRVANILRVVLSLQQGGEGGEIPLSQLAPHIGRLPMPEDYALEELRSLTQSYLRQLIVS; this is encoded by the exons ATGTTCAACAAGTCATTTGGTGCTCCTTTCGGGGGAGGGACCGGAGGATTTGGAACTTCATCCACGTTTGGACAACAAA ACACTGGCTTTGGTGCGACGACAGGTGGCTTCGGGGCCTCAGCATTTGGGGCGACCAACAACACTGGAGGACTCTTTGGTGCGACGCAGAATAAACCAG TGGTGACAGCCAATCCTCAACAAATCCACACTGGTGCAGGTAGAGGAG GTGGCCTGTTTGGTTCCAGTACGTTCAGCCAGCCCGTAACGTCGTCCACCGGTAGCGGCTTTGGGTTTGGCACGGCCAGCGGCACGTCCACTAGCCTGTTCGGCAGCACCAACACGGGCGGCGGTGGAGGACTCTTCTCCCAGCAGAGCAATGCTTTCGGAGCCGCCAAACCAGCCTCCTTTGGCA CGTTTGGCACGAGCACGGCCAACACCGGGGGGCTGTTTGGGGCGACCAACTCCAACCCCTTCGGAGGGGCGTCTGCCTCCCTGTTCGGAGCTTCAGGGTTCACCCAGCAAGCCGCTCAGCCAGGCACCACTGTCAAGTTCAAC CCTGCAACAGGAAGTGACACCATGGTGAAAGGGGGTGTGACCACGAGCATTAACACCAAGCACCAGTGCATCACGGCCATGAAGGAGTATGAGAACAAGTCACTGGAG GAGCTGAGGTTGGAGGACTACCAGGCAGGAAGGAAGGGGCCCACTAACCCCATGGCTGCACCAACGGGGGGTCTCTTTGGGACTGCGGCCGCAGCCACCCCCAGTACGGGGGCTGCAGGGCTGTTTGGCTCCTCGGCCACCAACACAGGCTTCTCCTTCGGCCAGGCCAAAACCAACTTCGGCACCA GTACTGGTGGGTTTGGTACAGCCACAGGCAGTCTGTTTGGCCAGCAGCAACAGCCCCAGCAGGCCCAGCAGGCAGCCAGCCTGTTCAAGCCCTTCGGTCAGGCCACAACCACACCCAACACAGGATTCTCCTTCGGCAACACCAGCACCATGGGCCAGCCCCAACAAACCAGCACCATG ggGGGTCTGTTTGGGAGCACCGCGGCGTCCCAGGCAGGGGGGTTGTTTGGAAACACAGCTCAGACCACACCAGCCACAGGCTTTGGGACAGGCACCGGTCTCTTCGGACAAACCAACACCGCCTTCGGGAACGTCGGCACACAG CAGAGCTTGTTTGGTAATAAGACGGCAGGGTTTGGCGCCACCACCACCAGCGCCTCGTCGTTTGGCACAGGCACCGGCCTCTTTGGTAACAAATCCGCCCTCAACCTCGGAACAGGCACCAACCCATCTAACTTTG GTTTTGGACCCACTGCTGCTGGCGGAAGCCTCTTTGGGAACAAGACGGCAGCAGGAGGACTGGGGACCGGACTGGGAGCCGGCTTTGGAGCAG GAGCGTTTGGACCGCAGGGATTCAGCACAGGAACCAGCACTCTGGGCTTCGGAGCACAACAACAGCCTGTTG cgcTGACGGACCCTAACGCGGCGGCGGCCCAGCAGGCAGTGCTGCAGCAGCAGATCAATGCTCTGGCCTACTCCCCCTTTGGTGACTCCCCCCTCTTCAGAAACCCCCTCTCTGACCCCAAAAAGAAGGAGGAGCGTCTAAAGCCCACCAATCCGGCAGCCCAGAAGGCGTTGACCACGCCCACTCACTACAAGCTGACGCCGCGGCCTGCGACACGTGTGCGGCCCAAAGCTCTGACATCTTCGGGCTCCTCCAAGTCTCAGCTGTTTGACGGGCTGGATGATGATGAGCCTTCTCTCACCAATGGAGCCTTCATGCCCAG GAAGAGCATCAAGAAGCTGGTGCTGAAGAACCTGAATGGCAGCAGCCTGTACAGCAGCCCAATCAACAGAGacacagatgacctggcatcTCCACCGGAGTACCCCCTCAACGGACTCAG TGCCAGTGTGGACGAGGATGATTATgtgagggaggtggtggagggaggggccGAGGATGACCTGGAGATCAACAAGTTCTACACCAAGCCCAGCCTGCAGGACACCATCTCAGAGCTCAATGCCCATAGGGTGGGGGCCAGGGGCAGGAATGGCCTGGAG GTGAGCAGCGAGGACATATCGCTGGGAGAGGACTCCATACAggaggagcgagaggaggaggTGCAGGAGGTTCCCCCACACCCTGCAGGTATCGTTCTGTGCCGTGTGGGCTACTATACCATCCCTGCCATGGATGAGCTGGCCAAGATGGTGGACGAGAACGGCGTGTGTGTGGTGGAGAACTTCACCGTGGGCAGAAAAG GTTACGGCTCAGTGTTTTTCCATGGCGAGGTGAATGCGACTGGGCTGAACCTGGATGAGATTGTTCACTTCAGACGCAAAGAGGTTATCGTCTACCCCGACGACAAGAACAAGCCTGCTGAGGGGGAGGGGCTCAACAG gCGAGCGGAGGTGACTCTGGATGGGGTGTGGCCTAATGACAAGACCACTTGTACTCAGATAAAGAACCCTGAGCGTCTGTCTGAGATGAACTACGAGGGCCGTCTGGAGAATGCCTCACGCAAACAGGGCGCCCGCTTCCTTGAGTACCGCCCCGAGACCGGCTCCTGGGTGTTTGAA gtGGCCCACTTCTCTAAGTATGGCCTGCAGGACTCtgatgaggatgaggaagtgCCTCTCAAAGTGGACCCCAAGAAGCTGAAGACGGCCACAACACTTCCCCCGGGGCTGCAGCAGCTTCCTCCCTCCCAGCAGCAGGTGGCGCCACAGGCTCAG TCCACGGCTGTGCTGGAGCTGCTGAGCCGCATGTCTGAGGTTGACAGTGACATGGCCGACATTACCCAGGATGCCCCAGGGGAGAGCATGTTGGAGGAGGTTGGGGAGAGCGGCATGGGGGAGGATAAGGGCAGTCGGCTGGGTACTGTGACCCCCacagaacacaaccctgtctctgcatccagtcaGATTGCCTCCTCGATGGGAATCAACCCTCACACTCTCCAG ATCATGAAGGCATCTCTGTTTgctgaggatgatgatggtgacaTGTTCCTTGAGCAGGGAGGGATGAAGAGCTCTCTAGACAGGGCCTCCCCGCGCATCCTCCTGCCTGGCACTCAGGGCAGGCCCTCCA tcgGTGGTCTCTTGCAGACTCGTTTCAGCGGGGCAGGTCTCTTCCCTCAGCTCCCTGACGTGCCCTTTGGAGGGGGCCTTCCCGGGAGGCTGTCCATGTCTCGGCCGTCCGCGGTGGTTCCTGAGCCCTCGCGGCTCTCCCCCTGGCCCTCGCTGGGGCCCTCTTTCCTGCTGCCGGCCCCAGCGGCAGAGGCCACTGTACGGACGGTGGGGGCTCGACGCCTGGGGGGCCCTGTGGCCCCAGAGAACTCAGTCACACTGGGGAAG GGCCGTCTGCTGATGGATGCAGCTCTGTTCACGGGCCGGTCGTTCCGGGTTGGCTGGGGTCCAGGCTGGACTCTGGTCCACTGTGGAGACCGGCTGAGTGGGGCTGGGGACAAGGAGCAGGACCAGGGAGACGCAGGAGCTGGAGGTTTTGGATTTTTGCCTAAACATGCCAAGAGCAAACT ACTCTCAGACAGTCCGTTCAAGGTGGTGATCGAGCAGGTGGTTGGTCTGGAGCCGCGGGACAGTGAGGCGAGCCAGGCGGTGTACCAGCGGCCCCTGGAGATTGGGCTGAAGCAcagcaccatcagtacagagGGTGCCTGCCCCTTCATCCAGCCCCAGAGTGGGGTGGCCGCCTTGCACGAGTACGTGGAGTGGATCACTGACCTCAACCAGGAGGCTGGTGCCGGAGACG gggTCCTGGCTCACTGGACTCTGGTGTGGACTCTGTGTGAGGCCCTGTGGGGTCGGCTGGGTACGACAGAGCCAGAGCCTGGTACCAGCGGCTACCTGCAgcagctggagaggaggaggagcttcTCAGCCTGGCTGTCCCACAGCGCCACCCAGAGGATCGAGCAGGAGGTGGGCCTGAGCCATGGGGGAGGACACGTGGAGGCCATCTTCAGCTACCTCACTGGACACCGCATCAGTGACGCCTGCAGGCTGGCTCAGAagagtg GGGACCACCGCCTCTCCCTGCTGCTGTCCCAGGCGGTGGGCTCTCAGTACGGCCGGGAGCTGCTGGCGCTGCAGCTTGGCGATTGGAACAGAATGCAGACAGACTCATTTCTGCAGGAGGAGAGGCTACGCATCTTCGCCCTGCTCGCCGGGAAACCT GTGTGGCAGTCTACAGACTGTGTGGTGAATGTGTGTTCAGAGCTGGACTGGAAGCGTTGCGTGGCGGTTCACCTGTGGTACATGCTTCCTCCCACCGCCTCCATCGCTGACGCCCTGGCCAAGTACGAAGCCGCCTTCCAAGGCTCTGCAGAGGGTCAGAAGTACGCCTGCGCCCCCCTGCCCCCCTACCTTGACCAATCAGTCCCGCTGGACATGGAGGAAGAAGAGTCTAAACGGCCACTCTACGACATCTGTTTCCACCTGCTCAAACTATACAGCGACAg ACACTACAGCCTGCAGGAGTTGTTGGACCCGCTGACGGTGACGTGGGAGCGTCTGGACTACCGTCTGAGCTGGCACCTGTGGTCGGTCCTGCAGGCGCTGCACTACACACACCTGAGCCCCGCCCGACAGGGCCTCATACACACCAGCTACGCTGCCCAGCTGGAGAGCGCTGGCCTCTGGGACATGGCCATCTATGTACTGCTGCACATATCTGAGGACAT gctccgtGAGCGTGCGGTGAGGGAGATGCTCCAGCTGCACTGCCCTTTGCTGGAGACGGAGGAGTCTGCCCAGAAAGAGCGCTTCCTCACAGAAAGACTGCTGATCCCAGAACAGTGGCTCCACCTGGCCAAAGCTACTAGAgccagaagagagacagacagacacagagaggccCTGCACCTGTACAGAGCAGGCCACTGGAACCTCTGCCACAGGCTGGTCATACAACACCTAGCCTCAG ATTGTATCATCAATGATAACCATGAGTACCTGTTGGAGTTCTTGGAGGGGCTGGCTGTTCCAGAGCGCTGTGCTGTGATCCAGGACTGGGACACGGCAGGCAGAGTCTACCTGGACTACATCAGAGTCATACAGACCTTACACGCCATACAACAG ATGGACAGTGCTGGTTATAAGCTGGAACGTCTACACACCGAGGTGACATCACTCTGCAGCAGGATAGAGCTCCTCCCCTGCTCCACCGCCAAGGACCGCCTCGCCCAATCAG agATGGCCAAGCGTGTGGCTAACATCCTGCGTGTGGTGTTGAGTCTGCAGCAGGGTGGTGAGGGTGGCGAGATCCCCTTGTCCCAGCTAGCGCCCCACATCGGCCGTCTGCCCATGCCTGAGGACTATGCCCTCGAGGAGCTCCGCAGCCTCACCCAATCATACCTGAGACAGCTCATTGTCAGCTAA
- the LOC110537426 gene encoding nuclear pore complex protein Nup98-Nup96 isoform X1, with amino-acid sequence MFNKSFGAPFGGGTGGFGTSSTFGQQNTGFGATTGGFGASAFGATNNTGGLFGATQNKPVVTANPQQIHTGAGRGGGLFGSSTFSQPVTSSTGSGFGFGTASGTSTSLFGSTNTGGGGGLFSQQSNAFGAAKPASFGTFGTSTANTGGLFGATNSNPFGGASASLFGASGFTQQAAQPGTTVKFNPATGSDTMVKGGVTTSINTKHQCITAMKEYENKSLEELRLEDYQAGRKGPTNPMAAPTGGLFGTAAAATPSTGAAGLFGSSATNTGFSFGQAKTNFGTSTGGFGTATGSLFGQQQQPQQAQQAASLFKPFGQATTTPNTGFSFGNTSTMGQPQQTSTMGGLFGSTAASQAGGLFGNTAQTTPATGFGTGTGLFGQTNTAFGNVGTQQSLFGNKTAGFGATTTSASSFGTGTGLFGNKSALNLGTGTNPSNFGFGPTAAGGSLFGNKTAAGGLGTGLGAGFGAAVGTGQMSLFGNNKTLGSTLGTIGAFGPQGFSTGTSTLGFGAQQQPVALTDPNAAAAQQAVLQQQINALAYSPFGDSPLFRNPLSDPKKKEERLKPTNPAAQKALTTPTHYKLTPRPATRVRPKALTSSGSSKSQLFDGLDDDEPSLTNGAFMPRKSIKKLVLKNLNGSSLYSSPINRDTDDLASPPEYPLNGLSASVDEDDYVREVVEGGAEDDLEINKFYTKPSLQDTISELNAHRVGARGRNGLEVSSEDISLGEDSIQEEREEEVQEVPPHPAGIVLCRVGYYTIPAMDELAKMVDENGVCVVENFTVGRKGYGSVFFHGEVNATGLNLDEIVHFRRKEVIVYPDDKNKPAEGEGLNRRAEVTLDGVWPNDKTTCTQIKNPERLSEMNYEGRLENASRKQGARFLEYRPETGSWVFEVAHFSKYGLQDSDEDEEVPLKVDPKKLKTATTLPPGLQQLPPSQQQVAPQAQSTAVLELLSRMSEVDSDMADITQDAPGESMLEEVGESGMGEDKGSRLGTVTPTEHNPVSASSQIASSMGINPHTLQIMKASLFAEDDDGDMFLEQGGMKSSLDRASPRILLPGTQGRPSIGGLLQTRFSGAGLFPQLPDVPFGGGLPGRLSMSRPSAVVPEPSRLSPWPSLGPSFLLPAPAAEATVRTVGARRLGGPVAPENSVTLGKGRLLMDAALFTGRSFRVGWGPGWTLVHCGDRLSGAGDKEQDQGDAGAGGFGFLPKHAKSKLLSDSPFKVVIEQVVGLEPRDSEASQAVYQRPLEIGLKHSTISTEGACPFIQPQSGVAALHEYVEWITDLNQEAGAGDGVLAHWTLVWTLCEALWGRLGTTEPEPGTSGYLQQLERRRSFSAWLSHSATQRIEQEVGLSHGGGHVEAIFSYLTGHRISDACRLAQKSGDHRLSLLLSQAVGSQYGRELLALQLGDWNRMQTDSFLQEERLRIFALLAGKPVWQSTDCVVNVCSELDWKRCVAVHLWYMLPPTASIADALAKYEAAFQGSAEGQKYACAPLPPYLDQSVPLDMEEEESKRPLYDICFHLLKLYSDRHYSLQELLDPLTVTWERLDYRLSWHLWSVLQALHYTHLSPARQGLIHTSYAAQLESAGLWDMAIYVLLHISEDMLRERAVREMLQLHCPLLETEESAQKERFLTERLLIPEQWLHLAKATRARRETDRHREALHLYRAGHWNLCHRLVIQHLASDCIINDNHEYLLEFLEGLAVPERCAVIQDWDTAGRVYLDYIRVIQTLHAIQQMDSAGYKLERLHTEVTSLCSRIELLPCSTAKDRLAQSEMAKRVANILRVVLSLQQGGEGGEIPLSQLAPHIGRLPMPEDYALEELRSLTQSYLRQLIVS; translated from the exons ATGTTCAACAAGTCATTTGGTGCTCCTTTCGGGGGAGGGACCGGAGGATTTGGAACTTCATCCACGTTTGGACAACAAA ACACTGGCTTTGGTGCGACGACAGGTGGCTTCGGGGCCTCAGCATTTGGGGCGACCAACAACACTGGAGGACTCTTTGGTGCGACGCAGAATAAACCAG TGGTGACAGCCAATCCTCAACAAATCCACACTGGTGCAGGTAGAGGAG GTGGCCTGTTTGGTTCCAGTACGTTCAGCCAGCCCGTAACGTCGTCCACCGGTAGCGGCTTTGGGTTTGGCACGGCCAGCGGCACGTCCACTAGCCTGTTCGGCAGCACCAACACGGGCGGCGGTGGAGGACTCTTCTCCCAGCAGAGCAATGCTTTCGGAGCCGCCAAACCAGCCTCCTTTGGCA CGTTTGGCACGAGCACGGCCAACACCGGGGGGCTGTTTGGGGCGACCAACTCCAACCCCTTCGGAGGGGCGTCTGCCTCCCTGTTCGGAGCTTCAGGGTTCACCCAGCAAGCCGCTCAGCCAGGCACCACTGTCAAGTTCAAC CCTGCAACAGGAAGTGACACCATGGTGAAAGGGGGTGTGACCACGAGCATTAACACCAAGCACCAGTGCATCACGGCCATGAAGGAGTATGAGAACAAGTCACTGGAG GAGCTGAGGTTGGAGGACTACCAGGCAGGAAGGAAGGGGCCCACTAACCCCATGGCTGCACCAACGGGGGGTCTCTTTGGGACTGCGGCCGCAGCCACCCCCAGTACGGGGGCTGCAGGGCTGTTTGGCTCCTCGGCCACCAACACAGGCTTCTCCTTCGGCCAGGCCAAAACCAACTTCGGCACCA GTACTGGTGGGTTTGGTACAGCCACAGGCAGTCTGTTTGGCCAGCAGCAACAGCCCCAGCAGGCCCAGCAGGCAGCCAGCCTGTTCAAGCCCTTCGGTCAGGCCACAACCACACCCAACACAGGATTCTCCTTCGGCAACACCAGCACCATGGGCCAGCCCCAACAAACCAGCACCATG ggGGGTCTGTTTGGGAGCACCGCGGCGTCCCAGGCAGGGGGGTTGTTTGGAAACACAGCTCAGACCACACCAGCCACAGGCTTTGGGACAGGCACCGGTCTCTTCGGACAAACCAACACCGCCTTCGGGAACGTCGGCACACAG CAGAGCTTGTTTGGTAATAAGACGGCAGGGTTTGGCGCCACCACCACCAGCGCCTCGTCGTTTGGCACAGGCACCGGCCTCTTTGGTAACAAATCCGCCCTCAACCTCGGAACAGGCACCAACCCATCTAACTTTG GTTTTGGACCCACTGCTGCTGGCGGAAGCCTCTTTGGGAACAAGACGGCAGCAGGAGGACTGGGGACCGGACTGGGAGCCGGCTTTGGAGCAG CGGTGGGCACTGGGCAGATGTCTCTGTTTGGGAATAACAAGACACTGGGTTCCACTCTGGGAACAATAGGAGCGTTTGGACCGCAGGGATTCAGCACAGGAACCAGCACTCTGGGCTTCGGAGCACAACAACAGCCTGTTG cgcTGACGGACCCTAACGCGGCGGCGGCCCAGCAGGCAGTGCTGCAGCAGCAGATCAATGCTCTGGCCTACTCCCCCTTTGGTGACTCCCCCCTCTTCAGAAACCCCCTCTCTGACCCCAAAAAGAAGGAGGAGCGTCTAAAGCCCACCAATCCGGCAGCCCAGAAGGCGTTGACCACGCCCACTCACTACAAGCTGACGCCGCGGCCTGCGACACGTGTGCGGCCCAAAGCTCTGACATCTTCGGGCTCCTCCAAGTCTCAGCTGTTTGACGGGCTGGATGATGATGAGCCTTCTCTCACCAATGGAGCCTTCATGCCCAG GAAGAGCATCAAGAAGCTGGTGCTGAAGAACCTGAATGGCAGCAGCCTGTACAGCAGCCCAATCAACAGAGacacagatgacctggcatcTCCACCGGAGTACCCCCTCAACGGACTCAG TGCCAGTGTGGACGAGGATGATTATgtgagggaggtggtggagggaggggccGAGGATGACCTGGAGATCAACAAGTTCTACACCAAGCCCAGCCTGCAGGACACCATCTCAGAGCTCAATGCCCATAGGGTGGGGGCCAGGGGCAGGAATGGCCTGGAG GTGAGCAGCGAGGACATATCGCTGGGAGAGGACTCCATACAggaggagcgagaggaggaggTGCAGGAGGTTCCCCCACACCCTGCAGGTATCGTTCTGTGCCGTGTGGGCTACTATACCATCCCTGCCATGGATGAGCTGGCCAAGATGGTGGACGAGAACGGCGTGTGTGTGGTGGAGAACTTCACCGTGGGCAGAAAAG GTTACGGCTCAGTGTTTTTCCATGGCGAGGTGAATGCGACTGGGCTGAACCTGGATGAGATTGTTCACTTCAGACGCAAAGAGGTTATCGTCTACCCCGACGACAAGAACAAGCCTGCTGAGGGGGAGGGGCTCAACAG gCGAGCGGAGGTGACTCTGGATGGGGTGTGGCCTAATGACAAGACCACTTGTACTCAGATAAAGAACCCTGAGCGTCTGTCTGAGATGAACTACGAGGGCCGTCTGGAGAATGCCTCACGCAAACAGGGCGCCCGCTTCCTTGAGTACCGCCCCGAGACCGGCTCCTGGGTGTTTGAA gtGGCCCACTTCTCTAAGTATGGCCTGCAGGACTCtgatgaggatgaggaagtgCCTCTCAAAGTGGACCCCAAGAAGCTGAAGACGGCCACAACACTTCCCCCGGGGCTGCAGCAGCTTCCTCCCTCCCAGCAGCAGGTGGCGCCACAGGCTCAG TCCACGGCTGTGCTGGAGCTGCTGAGCCGCATGTCTGAGGTTGACAGTGACATGGCCGACATTACCCAGGATGCCCCAGGGGAGAGCATGTTGGAGGAGGTTGGGGAGAGCGGCATGGGGGAGGATAAGGGCAGTCGGCTGGGTACTGTGACCCCCacagaacacaaccctgtctctgcatccagtcaGATTGCCTCCTCGATGGGAATCAACCCTCACACTCTCCAG ATCATGAAGGCATCTCTGTTTgctgaggatgatgatggtgacaTGTTCCTTGAGCAGGGAGGGATGAAGAGCTCTCTAGACAGGGCCTCCCCGCGCATCCTCCTGCCTGGCACTCAGGGCAGGCCCTCCA tcgGTGGTCTCTTGCAGACTCGTTTCAGCGGGGCAGGTCTCTTCCCTCAGCTCCCTGACGTGCCCTTTGGAGGGGGCCTTCCCGGGAGGCTGTCCATGTCTCGGCCGTCCGCGGTGGTTCCTGAGCCCTCGCGGCTCTCCCCCTGGCCCTCGCTGGGGCCCTCTTTCCTGCTGCCGGCCCCAGCGGCAGAGGCCACTGTACGGACGGTGGGGGCTCGACGCCTGGGGGGCCCTGTGGCCCCAGAGAACTCAGTCACACTGGGGAAG GGCCGTCTGCTGATGGATGCAGCTCTGTTCACGGGCCGGTCGTTCCGGGTTGGCTGGGGTCCAGGCTGGACTCTGGTCCACTGTGGAGACCGGCTGAGTGGGGCTGGGGACAAGGAGCAGGACCAGGGAGACGCAGGAGCTGGAGGTTTTGGATTTTTGCCTAAACATGCCAAGAGCAAACT ACTCTCAGACAGTCCGTTCAAGGTGGTGATCGAGCAGGTGGTTGGTCTGGAGCCGCGGGACAGTGAGGCGAGCCAGGCGGTGTACCAGCGGCCCCTGGAGATTGGGCTGAAGCAcagcaccatcagtacagagGGTGCCTGCCCCTTCATCCAGCCCCAGAGTGGGGTGGCCGCCTTGCACGAGTACGTGGAGTGGATCACTGACCTCAACCAGGAGGCTGGTGCCGGAGACG gggTCCTGGCTCACTGGACTCTGGTGTGGACTCTGTGTGAGGCCCTGTGGGGTCGGCTGGGTACGACAGAGCCAGAGCCTGGTACCAGCGGCTACCTGCAgcagctggagaggaggaggagcttcTCAGCCTGGCTGTCCCACAGCGCCACCCAGAGGATCGAGCAGGAGGTGGGCCTGAGCCATGGGGGAGGACACGTGGAGGCCATCTTCAGCTACCTCACTGGACACCGCATCAGTGACGCCTGCAGGCTGGCTCAGAagagtg GGGACCACCGCCTCTCCCTGCTGCTGTCCCAGGCGGTGGGCTCTCAGTACGGCCGGGAGCTGCTGGCGCTGCAGCTTGGCGATTGGAACAGAATGCAGACAGACTCATTTCTGCAGGAGGAGAGGCTACGCATCTTCGCCCTGCTCGCCGGGAAACCT GTGTGGCAGTCTACAGACTGTGTGGTGAATGTGTGTTCAGAGCTGGACTGGAAGCGTTGCGTGGCGGTTCACCTGTGGTACATGCTTCCTCCCACCGCCTCCATCGCTGACGCCCTGGCCAAGTACGAAGCCGCCTTCCAAGGCTCTGCAGAGGGTCAGAAGTACGCCTGCGCCCCCCTGCCCCCCTACCTTGACCAATCAGTCCCGCTGGACATGGAGGAAGAAGAGTCTAAACGGCCACTCTACGACATCTGTTTCCACCTGCTCAAACTATACAGCGACAg ACACTACAGCCTGCAGGAGTTGTTGGACCCGCTGACGGTGACGTGGGAGCGTCTGGACTACCGTCTGAGCTGGCACCTGTGGTCGGTCCTGCAGGCGCTGCACTACACACACCTGAGCCCCGCCCGACAGGGCCTCATACACACCAGCTACGCTGCCCAGCTGGAGAGCGCTGGCCTCTGGGACATGGCCATCTATGTACTGCTGCACATATCTGAGGACAT gctccgtGAGCGTGCGGTGAGGGAGATGCTCCAGCTGCACTGCCCTTTGCTGGAGACGGAGGAGTCTGCCCAGAAAGAGCGCTTCCTCACAGAAAGACTGCTGATCCCAGAACAGTGGCTCCACCTGGCCAAAGCTACTAGAgccagaagagagacagacagacacagagaggccCTGCACCTGTACAGAGCAGGCCACTGGAACCTCTGCCACAGGCTGGTCATACAACACCTAGCCTCAG ATTGTATCATCAATGATAACCATGAGTACCTGTTGGAGTTCTTGGAGGGGCTGGCTGTTCCAGAGCGCTGTGCTGTGATCCAGGACTGGGACACGGCAGGCAGAGTCTACCTGGACTACATCAGAGTCATACAGACCTTACACGCCATACAACAG ATGGACAGTGCTGGTTATAAGCTGGAACGTCTACACACCGAGGTGACATCACTCTGCAGCAGGATAGAGCTCCTCCCCTGCTCCACCGCCAAGGACCGCCTCGCCCAATCAG agATGGCCAAGCGTGTGGCTAACATCCTGCGTGTGGTGTTGAGTCTGCAGCAGGGTGGTGAGGGTGGCGAGATCCCCTTGTCCCAGCTAGCGCCCCACATCGGCCGTCTGCCCATGCCTGAGGACTATGCCCTCGAGGAGCTCCGCAGCCTCACCCAATCATACCTGAGACAGCTCATTGTCAGCTAA